In uncultured Desulfuromonas sp., the genomic stretch CACAGCCCGGCGACTATTTTACCCGCCTCATAACACAAGACCGCCGCATCATCTTCACCGCTGAGCGATAGATATCCACTGAAACCGTTAGAGCACATTTTGATCAGGGCATCGGGCATTTTCAGCCGTTTCGGATCAAGCCCCTCTTTGACCACCCGTCCGCGGGGAAGCACGAGCATAGTGTCACCTCTGTAAATAACGTCTTGAATTCAAACAGAATCCATCACTCGGCCAGGGTTGTCAAGTCATGTTGAAGTTTCTCCCATTGCTCATACATCCCTTCCAAAGCTTCGGCCTGGTCACGATGCTGATCAGAGAGTTGGGAAAACTGGGCCTGATCCTGATACAGTTCGGGATCGGCCAACTGCTGTTCAAGATCAGCCTGATGCGTTTCAGCGGTTTCGATATCGGCTTCAAGCTGTTGGAGTTGCTTTTCCAGCTTGCGCTGCTGTTTTTGCTGTTCCTTGCGTTGAGCATGTTCCTGTTTTCGCTGTTCCTTGGTCGCAGCCGGAGTCTCTGATGCGATGGTACTGTTCAGGTGCTCAACGCGCTGTTCCGAATGGTCATCACAGCCTTCAGCCTGACGGGCAGAAAGAAAGTCCGCATAGTTGCCGGGATGGGAACTGATACCACCACCGGACACATCAATGATACGACTGGCCAGTTGATCGACAAAATAGCGATCATGGGAAACAAACACCAGGGTACCGGTATAGCTTTTCAGGGCATCGAGCAACACTTCTTTGGATTGCAGGTCAAGATGGTTGGTCGGTTCATCGAGCAGCATCAGATTTGCCGGACGCAACAGCAAAATGGCCAAAGCCAGCCGGTTGCGCTCGCCACCGGACAGCACCTTGACCCGCTTATGCACATCATCACCGCTGAACAAAAAGGTGCCGAGCACATCGCGCAAACGGGGCACCATATCCACCGGTGAAGATGCAGTAATCTCCTCCAGCACGGTTCGCTCCGGGGTGAGAACCGCCGCCTGATCCTGAGCAAAATAGGCCAATTCGAGATTATGGCCTTCAATGCGTTGCCCTTCACTGGGTTGTTCACTGCCGGCCAGCAAGCGCATCAGGGTTGATTTACCGGCGCCATTCGCTCCAACCAGCGCCACACGCTCGCCACGGGTTACAGTCAAATCAACGTCTTTGAGCACCTGATGGTCACCGTAACGCTGGCCAGCCTGTTCCAGCACAAGCAAATCCTTGCCGCCACGTGACGGCTGAGGGAATTTAAACGCGATCTTTTTGCGCTGCGGCGGGATCTGGATCCGTTCGATCTTTTCCAGTTGGCGCACCCGGCTCTGTACCTGGCTGGCCTTGTTGGCCTGGTAGCGGAAGCGATTGATAAACGCCTCAATGCGTTCAATCTCTTCATCCTGACGTTGTTTCTGCTCACGTAGAGCAGCAACACGACGGTCACGTTCAATCAGATAGAGGGAATAGTTACCGGGATATTCGCTCAGAGCACCGTTCCACACTTCGACAATCCGCTCCACCACCTGATCCATAAAAAAGCGGTCGTGCGACACCAGCACAACAGAAAACGGATACTGGGACAGATAGCTTTCCAGCCAGTTGCGTGCCGGCAAATCCAGATGGTTGGTGGGTTCGTCGAGCAGCAGCAAATTGGGGCGCTGCAGCAGCAGGCGCGCCAAAGCGATACGCATCTGCCAGCCGCCGGAAAATTGTTCGCAGGGTTTCTGCCAATCGTCTTCGCAAAAGCCGAGGCCATTGAGCACCTTGGCGATATCGGTTTCCAAGGTAAATCCGCCGCGCTGGCTGTAGAGATCCTGCAGGTGGGCGTAACGCTCCAACAATTTTTCGTCAGCGTCCTGGGAGATCTGCGTCTCCAGGCGGCTGATCTCCTCGGACATCTCCAACAGTTCGGCGCAGGCACTGCGCACCTCTTCGAACAGGCTTTTTCCTTTGTAGCTCAAGCCATCTTGAGGCAAATAACCGAAGGTGGTCCCTTTGGCGACGATTACATCGCCTTTATCGCAATGGTTGATGCCACATAACAGTTTTAACAGGGTCGATTTGCCGGCACCGTTTTCGCCACACAGACCGATGCGCGCTCCGGGGCGGATATGCCAGTTGACTCCGGCAAAAATTTTGCGTCCGGAGAAATCGACTTCAACGTCTTTAAGTTGCAACATGCTGGATTAATCTTTCCTGATCGTCATGAACGGGGATAAATTCATCACGGGTTATACCGTGCTGTTCCGAGAACATCAAGGGGGAAGCGTTTGTTGGGGTGTTTCATAGGTTTTGAGTTGTAAAAACAAAGGTCAAGATCAGGGTCAAAACCGCCGGTTTTCGTCCCGGCAGCCGACATCCTTTTGACTGGCCACTCAAAACCGGCTGAACACCTCCTGAACCTGGATCTACCGACACTGAGTCTGTTTTCGTTATGCTTTGCAGATCCGGCTCGCCGCCCTTTAGGTCGACGAATCGTGCAACGCATCATCTTTGGCGCAAAACGTTGATAACATTTTACGCCTCTTTCTATTTCTTCCGTGGCACCGCTCAAACGGGTGGGACGGTGCCCACCCTTGCGGCAGAGTGTCATTGAGCAGCCAAGCCCTCCCGTTCAGCAGCACCGAACGAAGAGAACGGTCAGCGCGATGGTCGTCGGCAACCTGTTTGAGGACTGATGCCGACTGGGCGAGTTTTGCCGACATCGCGGTGTTAGTGAACGTAGAGAGGGAACCCGTAAGGGCGCAATGGGGTTGTTATTGATCAGATGAACGAGAGGTGTTGCGTGAGATTTTTTGCGTCAGCAAGGCAGAATGAGGAGCTATAGTCGTTCTATGGCGACGACCGATAACGCCGCTGACGTGAAAAAGATCCGCAACAACTTCGTGAAGGCTGATTGATGACAACCCCTTGGGAGTCGATTTTGCGCCACTTTTGTCGACGCAAAAGTGGCCCGACGTGCGGGCGCGGAAGCCCGCGTCACGTGCGTACCAACTATGCGAACGGTTGCTCTCTGCCAGCGCAAATGGTTCCAAAATGCGAACCACGAAAAACCAAGATCAAAGTCGCCGGGACTCGCCCCGGCAGGCGACATCCTTTTGACTTGCCGCTCAAAAGGATGCAAAAACCGGCTGAACACCTCCTGGCCCTCAGATTAACCGACAATGCGTTTGTTTCCGTTATGCTTCACGGATTCGGCTCGCCGCCCTTTAGGTCGGCGAATCTTGCAACTCATCACCTTTGGCGTAAAACGTTGATAACAATCTTAAGTCGCGCTCTATCTCTGGTGTGGCACCAATCAAACGGGCGGGACGGTGCCCGCCCTGCAGTCGTGTGTTATTGAGCAACCAAGCCCTCCCGTTCAGTAGCGCCGAACGAAGAGAACGATCACCGCGATGGTCGTCGGCAACCTGTTTGAGCGTCAGCGAGTTTTGCCGACATCGCGGTGTTAGTGAACGCAGAGAGGGAACCCGAAGGGCGCAATGACGGGAGTCGATTTTGTGGTACTTTTGTCGACGCAAAAGTGCCCCGACGTGCGGGCGCGGAAGCCCGCGTCATGTGGGCACCACCTTCGCGAACGGATGAAGTTCGCCGGTGCGATTCGTTTCGGATTACGAGCCACTGAAGATCAAGAACAAAGTCAAGGTCGCCGGGTTTCGTCCCGGCAGCCGACATCCTTTTGACTGGCCGCTCAAAAGGATGTAAAAAACGGCTTGAACACCTCCTGAACCTCAGATCAACCGACAATGGGTCTGTTTCCGTGATGCTTCACAGATTCGGCTCGCCGCCCTTTAGGTCGACGAATCGTGCAACTCATCATCTTTGGCGTAAAACGTTGGTAACAATCTTAAGTCGCGCTCTATCTCTTGTAACGCGCCGCGTAATTTGGCACCGTTTCACGATTACTTTGACACCACCGCGCAAGTGCCAGACTGGCGTAAATTTGCGTTTACTTTGGCACCACCCTAGCCGGTAATTTCGTCGATTTCCGACAGTCTCACCAAGGCCTGAATAGCCACCCCAGCCACCCCTGGAATCGATCCTCGTTGAGCTTCCCAATTGAGGTATGTCCGCTTCGGTGTTTCGAGTTTTTCAGCCATTGTTCTTACCGCCCCTCGGTTGTCGCCAACCAACTTCACCCGCCACGCTTTCAGATCCCGTCCTGTCATTGCTCACACTCCAATCGTCCTGCGCCAATATTGCGCGATGATACTTAAATATTTAGCCAGCCGCGAAAATGCGACCGGCTAGAATCGTCCATGTTGGACGTTTGATTGACTGGTAATAGTTGCCTATGCCTTTAGCGCCCGCCGATGTAGTAATATGACTGCCTCTTCATTCAACACGCTGCCACCCCTCTCGCCAATAATTCTGCCCGGCAGGTTATCCTGTTGTTAGGGTGACTCGGGGCGGTGCTGATTCGCGTAGAGTTCTAACCACGCGCCAGCGATCCCCGGCACCCGCCGCTTGCCCGTCTCCCAGTCCTGCCATGTGCGGTAAGGCGTCCGGCTCAACTCTGCCGCCGCCGTCATGGTAAGGCCCGCAGCCTGCCGGGACGCCCTCAACTCTTCGGCTGTCATTTTCCTCAGTCTAAGGTGATCAGGGTTTCGCCAATGTCCACCCAGAGGCGGCCGTCCTCGGCGGTGGCCATTTCTACAACAGTTTTGCCGGTGATTCTGCTTTCCCCGGTCTTGCCAGTGGCCCAGTATTCCTCCCCATCGCAGTCAACCCGGTAAGGGGTGCCGCCTATCGGGCTGTAAATTTTCACTTCCATTTCGCCGAGGTCCTTGCCGTTGCTGTCGATAACCTGAACTCTTGCCATGTCGTCCTCCGTTGTTTGGGTTCGTCCTGCCCTCTTCTTGATTCTAATTATATACGCATTGCGTCTATAGTAAACAATAAAAACACGCATTGCGTGTTTTTTCTGAGGTGCAAAATCACCCTAACAACATACTTGCCGCCAACGTGCCAATATTGCGCGAATTGTACTTATGGTGCGCTCGGTGGTATTGCTGGCAACCCCGACAATCGACCATGTAGCGTTATCTTTTTTGCAGGCTTGGAAGACTACCTTCAAACGGGCCTTCCTTTATTATCCTGACAGCCAACTGAGAGCTCTACCGGCACATCACCATGGCGCGGCAAGCAGGAAAAATGCTCCGAAGGCGCAGATCAGGATAAACGATACAGCCAGCCCGACAATGGTTGCGGTCGGCGATTGCTGGGCTTGACCTTGTTGTGCCGCGTGCCCACAGATCGTGCATTGCAGAGGCTGATTGCTGTTTGAAATTATGATCCATGGAATCACCCAAAGCCCTCCCGTTAGAAACGTTGCAACCAGATGGAGAATATGGTTCGGGGTGCGCTCCAAATGAATTGTCTGTTTGTCGCACTGTTGACAATGATGCATGCGTTGCTCTGTTGGCATAGTTCCTCCTGATTAAATATTAAGAAAGTGCCAATTTACCACCGCTCATACAGATTGACAAATAATCAAAACAGGCCGACTTGGTATCCCTTCCTATCAACTGAGAACTCCGGCCATGAACCGTAGATCAGTTCGGTGCAGTCGCTGCGTTGAGCGGCTCCGCCGACCGTATATTGATAGCTGACTTCGACCACCGGCAGGTCTTTGAATAGCTCGCGGATTTCTGGATGACCGTTGATGCTCAGAATCATCTTTCCCTTGATCGACCTGGCCAGCTCAGCGAGTTGTTCGTATTCTGACCAAAGGAATTCCCCGCCGTATCCTTCGGTTTGCCAATAGGGTGGATCACAGTAGAAGAGCGTGTGAGGCCGGTCGTATTTTTCGATGACCGCTTGCCAAGGTAGGCCCTCGATATAGGTGTTGGCCATGCGAAAATGAGCGTCGGCTAAGTCTTGTTCCAGAGTGAAGATATTAAAGCGTGGACGGCTGGTTGTGGCGGTGCCGAAACTTTGGCCGTCGACCTTGCCACCGAAGGCTAACTTTTGCAAGTACAGGAACCGCGCTGCGCGCTGAACGTCCGTTAGTGTTTCTGGTGGGGTCATCTGTAGCAGATCCCAATTTTCGCGACTTGTTAACACCCATTTAAACTGCTTATAAAGCTCTTCCAAATGGTGCTTTACAATCCGGTATAGATTGACAAGCTCACCGTTGATGTCGTTAATAACTTCGACTTCTGACGGCTGCTTCATGAAAAACAGCGCCGCTGCGCCACAGAACGGCTCGACGTAGCACTGGTGCTGTGGGAACAGCGGGAATATATGATCGGCCAGCTTACGCTTGCCTCCGATCCATGGAATAATTGGTTTCGTCATTATGAGCCTCTTATCAAAAGTGTCTTGATGTGTTAGGCTCCCCGTCGCCACGCGCGTGGTGGGGTAGCCTTGGTCGGCTCACAGGTTTTATCTGTGGGTTGACGGCTCGGATGTGGTGCCAGCCACATCCGGGTCGCTGCCTCTTTATCCATCTAATCTACAGCACAATATAAAGCGTCAGCCCGGCGAACTGCATGTGTTCTGCTGGCGGCAAACCGCTATTGATGCTCTCTTGTGTGACTTCCCACCGGCCCGACTCCGGCAAGGTCACTGTGATCGTTGCAACGCCATCAACCATCGACACCAGTACGAATCGCTCTCGCCCGTCACTTGCACGCAGCGGCATGCGGAATAATGCTGTCAGCGGCAGCGTTTCGCCAGATGCTGCATCACGCAGCTCGATTGCTGCGGTTATTGTCGATCCCGCCTTGCTGGTGATATCCCTAATGCCCGTTGTAACAGCAGACGAATCAGATGATAACAAATTGACAACGGACAAAACCGGCAGCGCCGGTACCGGCGCTGCCGGAACATAACGGATAACTCCGGCACCAATAGCTTCTTCGACCCTGTCCATCAGTACAGCCCCCCTGAATAATAGATTGTTGCTGTGTTGTTAATTGCAGCCGACGATTTCAGGTACACCGCTGCCGACTTACTAAACCGTATGCGCGATGGCGAGATAACGCTGTTGCCGTACGAAAACCCCAAAACAATAAAACCCTCAGACGTCCCTAGCGACAGCGATGATTCGATAACTTCGTTGCCGTCAATTACCAGTTTGCACGTCAACGTTAATGATCCGCCGCTTGCCTGCCCAGCCGCGACATAGTCCAGGTACCCTGAACCTAAAATTTCAAGCTGCGGCTGTGCTGGGTATGTATCTGCGCTCAAATCTCCAGATCCGGCAGTCGCTCCGGCTGCATACGACAGCGCAGATATCGCAGTGCCCGCGCTGACGCCCCTACCATTCCAAATGGTCTTTGGGACAATGCCCAGGAATTGATTGGCTTTAATCGTCATTTACATCCTCCATGAACTGACCCCGTCTGAAATAAATCGGACGGACATGCTTTGTTGTGCATCAAATAAAAACTCCGTGTCTGTCCCGCCGGACCATACTATTT encodes the following:
- a CDS encoding ABC-F family ATP-binding cassette domain-containing protein — its product is MLQLKDVEVDFSGRKIFAGVNWHIRPGARIGLCGENGAGKSTLLKLLCGINHCDKGDVIVAKGTTFGYLPQDGLSYKGKSLFEEVRSACAELLEMSEEISRLETQISQDADEKLLERYAHLQDLYSQRGGFTLETDIAKVLNGLGFCEDDWQKPCEQFSGGWQMRIALARLLLQRPNLLLLDEPTNHLDLPARNWLESYLSQYPFSVVLVSHDRFFMDQVVERIVEVWNGALSEYPGNYSLYLIERDRRVAALREQKQRQDEEIERIEAFINRFRYQANKASQVQSRVRQLEKIERIQIPPQRKKIAFKFPQPSRGGKDLLVLEQAGQRYGDHQVLKDVDLTVTRGERVALVGANGAGKSTLMRLLAGSEQPSEGQRIEGHNLELAYFAQDQAAVLTPERTVLEEITASSPVDMVPRLRDVLGTFLFSGDDVHKRVKVLSGGERNRLALAILLLRPANLMLLDEPTNHLDLQSKEVLLDALKSYTGTLVFVSHDRYFVDQLASRIIDVSGGGISSHPGNYADFLSARQAEGCDDHSEQRVEHLNSTIASETPAATKEQRKQEHAQRKEQQKQQRKLEKQLQQLEADIETAETHQADLEQQLADPELYQDQAQFSQLSDQHRDQAEALEGMYEQWEKLQHDLTTLAE
- a CDS encoding DNA adenine methylase, with the protein product MTKPIIPWIGGKRKLADHIFPLFPQHQCYVEPFCGAAALFFMKQPSEVEVINDINGELVNLYRIVKHHLEELYKQFKWVLTSRENWDLLQMTPPETLTDVQRAARFLYLQKLAFGGKVDGQSFGTATTSRPRFNIFTLEQDLADAHFRMANTYIEGLPWQAVIEKYDRPHTLFYCDPPYWQTEGYGGEFLWSEYEQLAELARSIKGKMILSINGHPEIRELFKDLPVVEVSYQYTVGGAAQRSDCTELIYGSWPEFSVDRKGYQVGLF